A single window of Nicotiana tomentosiformis chromosome 1, ASM39032v3, whole genome shotgun sequence DNA harbors:
- the LOC104097517 gene encoding T-complex protein 1 subunit theta isoform X2 — protein sequence MQPYGIQGMLKEGHKHLSGLDEAVLKNIDACKQLSAITRTSLGPNGMNKMVINHLDKLFVTNDAATIVNELEVQHPAAKILVLAGKAQQEEIGDGANLTVSFAGELLQGAEELIRMGLHPSEIIIGYNKAINKTIELLDGLVEKGSENMNVTDKNEVISRMKSAVASKQFGLEDVLCPLVAGACIQVCPKNPANFNVDNVRVAKLLGGGLNNSSIVRGMVLKSDAVGSIKRIEKAKVAVFVQGVDTSATETKGTVLIHSAEQLENYAKTEEAKVEELIKAVADSGAKVIVSGGAVGEMALHFCERYRLMVLKISSKFELRRFCRTTGAVALLKLSQPNADDLGYVDSVSVEEIGGVRVTVVRNEEGGNSVSTVVLRGSTDSILDDLERAVDDGVNTYKAMCRDSRIVPGAAATEIELASKLKEFSFKETGLDQYAIAKFAECFEMVPKTLAENAGLNAMEIVSSLYAEHASGNTKVGLNLEKGVCEDISALSIWDLYVTKIMAEAMAS from the exons ATGCAGCCCTATGGAATACAAGGAATGCTGAAAGAAGGCCACAAGCATCTTTCAGGTCTTGACGAAGCTGTCCTAAAAAATATCGATGCTTGTAAACAGCTCTCCGCTATTACTCGAACTTCTCTCGGCCCAAACG GTATGAATAAGATGGTTATCAACCATCTGGATAAGCTTTTTGTCACAAATGATGCTGCCACTATTGTGAATGAACTTGAGGTCCAGCACCCTGCTGCCAAGATATTGGTTTTGGCTGGAAAGGCACAGCAAGAGGAGATTGGCGATGGAGCTAATTTGACTGTTTCATTTGCCGGGGAGCTCCTCCAAGGTGCTGAGGAGCTCATCAGGATGGGGTTGCACCCTAGTGAGATTATCATTGGTTATAATAAGGCGATAAATAAG ACAATTGAATTATTGGATGGGTTAGTCGAGAAGGGTTCTGAAAATATGAATGTCACAGACAAGAATGAAGTTATTTCACGAATGAAATCTGCAGTTGCCAGCAAACAGTTTGGACTAGAGGATGTCCTGTGTCCTCTTGTTGCTGGG GCTTGCATTCAAGTGTGCCCTAAAAATCCAGCAAACTTCAATGTGGATAATGTACGGGTTGCAAAGCTCTTGGGCGGGGGTTTGAATAATTCCTCCATAGTCAGAGGTATGGTGTTGAAAAGTGATGCAGTTGGGAGCATAAAGAGGATAGAGAAGGCAAAG GTTGCTGTTTTCGTTCAAGGCGTTGATACATCTGCGACTGAAACGAAAGGAACAGTTCTTATTCATAGTGCTGAGCAG CTTGAAAATTATGCAAAGACCGAGGAAGCTAAGGTGGAGGAACTTATTAAAGCAGTTGCTGACTCGGGTGCCAAGGTCATTGTCAGTGGAGGAGCTGTGGGAGAGATGGCTCTACATTTCTGTGAGCGTTACAG GCTTATGGTATTGAAAATCAGCTCCAAGTTTGAACTCCGCCGTTTTTGCCGTACTACTGGGGCGGTTGCGCTT TTAAAGCTTAGCCAGCCAAATGCAGATGACCTTGGCTATGTTGATTCTGTTTCAGTGGAGGAAATTGGCGGTGTTAGG GTTACAGTTGTGAGAAATGAAGAAGGTGGAAATTCTGTCTCCACTGTTGTGCTGCGGGGAAGCACTGATAGTATCTTGGATGACCTTGAAAGAGCCGTTGATGATGGTGTAAATACATACAAG GCAATGTGCAGGGACAGTCGGATTGTACCTGGAGCTGCTGCTACTGAAATTGAGCTGGCTAGCAAGCTGAAAGAATTTTCTTTCAAAGAAACTGG GCTGGATCAATATGCAATAGCAAAATTTGCTGAATGCTTTGAAATGGTTCCTAAAACGCTAGCTGAGAATGCTGGCCTCAATGCAATGGAGATTGTATCATCCTTGTATGCTGAACATGCGTCTGGAAATACCAAAGTGGGCCTTAACTTGGAGAAAGGTGTCTGTGAGGATATCTCTGCCTTGAGTATATGGGACCTCTATGTTACCAA AATAATGGCTGAAGCAATGGCAAGCTAG
- the LOC104097516 gene encoding pheophytinase, chloroplastic-like encodes MEVHSCYSTTYYCIVNVSKCLISNQAKFPIVKERRLYSGLDVYSIKKKRTQRLTITALKGFDSVDSSLLSESYNSDIIDGKVGTQDVIGSAKSVPKVIVPSLPDETKADSVAVVDSCLWEWKPKLKVHYEKSGCQNVNSAPILFLPGFGVGSFHYEKQLKDLGCDHRIWALDFLGQGKSLPCEDPTLQSKRLDESERDGNNAVWGFGDEAEPWAKELVYSVDLWRDQVRYFIEEVIKEPVYIVGNSLGGYVALYLAAYYPQLVKGVTLLNATPFWGFLPNPVRSPRLSRLFPWAGTFPLPDTIRKLTELVWQKISAPESIAEVLKQVYADHTTKVDKVFSSILEVTEHPAAAASLASILFAPRGQLSFKEALTGCRMNNVPVCLMYGKEDPWVMPFWALQVKRQLPEAPYYQISPAGHCPHDEVPEIVNFLLRGWIKNIESHSSVALPLLDSPESIEYDIVRDLEFVRQGMKKSVRVQFYGSMTSQWERLGMFLKSRFQYGVYSP; translated from the exons ATGGAAGTTCATTCTTGCTATTCTACAACCTATTATTGCATTGTAAATGTTAGCAAATGTCTAATTTCAAATCAGGCAAAGTTTCCCATAGTAAAAGAAAGAAGGTTGTATTCTGGTTTAGATGTTTATAGCATAAAGAAAAAGAGGACTCAGAGGCTTACTATCACCGCTCTGAAAGGATTTGACAGTGTCGACTCAAGTCTCTTGAGTGAAAGCTATAACTCAGATATTATAGATGGGAAAGTTGGTACCCAAGATGTGATTGGTAGTGCTAAATCAGTACCAAAGGTTATCGTTCCCAGTTTACCTGATGAAACTAAAGCCGACTCGGTTGCTGTGGTCGATAGCTGCTTGTGGGAATGGAAACCCAAACTGAAAGTTCATTATGAGAAATCTGGTTGTCAAAATGTTAACTCAGCACCAATACTTTTTCTTCCTGGTTTTGGTGTTGGTTCCTTTCACTATGAAAAGCAATTAAAGGATCTTGGTTGTGATCACAGAATATGGGCATTAGATTTTCTTGGACAAGGGAAGTCATTGCCATGTGAGGATCCAACTTTGCAGTCCAAAAGATTAGATGAATCTGAGCGTGATGGAAACAATGCCGTCTGGGGTTTTGGAGATGAAGCAGAACCTTGGGCGAAAGAACTTGTCTATTCTGTTGACTTATGGAGGGACCAAGTACGCTATTTCATTGAAGAG GTTATTAAAGAACCAGTCTACATTGTGGGAAATTCACTTGGTGGATATGTTGCCCTCTACTTAGCAGCATACTACCCTCAATTGGTGAAAGGTGTAACCTTGCTGAATGCGACGCCATTTTGGGGATTTCTTCCTAATCCTGTTAGATCTCCGAGATTATCTAGATTGTTTCCATGGGCTGGGACTTTTCCTCTTCCTGACACTATCAGAAAGCTCACAGAACTTGT ATGGCAGAAAATAAGTGCTCCCGAGAGCATTGCAGAGGTGCTTAAACAAGTTTACGCTGATCATACCACAAAAGTGGATAAAGTTTTCTCCAGTATTCTTGAGGTAACAGAACACCCTGCAGCAGCTGCATCCCTTGCCTCAATATTATTCGCTCCTCGGGGACAACTAAGTTTTAAAGAGGCACTTACTGG GTGTCGAATGAACAATGTGCCCGTTTGTCTCATGTATGGAAAAGAAGACCCCTGGGTGATGCCTTTTTGGGCGCTACAAGTGAAACGACAATTGCCTGAAGCTCCATATTATCAGATTAGCCCTGCTGGTCACTGCCCCCATGATGAAGTCCCAGAG ATTGTGAACTTTTTGCTGCGTGGATGGATCAAGAACATCGAATCGCATAGTTCAGTCGCATTGCCTCTGCTTGATAGTCCAGAAAGCATCGAATATGACATTGTCAGAGACTTGGAATTTGTTCGGCAAGGAATGAAAAAATCAGTAAGAGTGCAGTTTTACGGGTCAATGACTTCTCAATGGGAGAGGCTTGGGATGTTTCTAAAATCTCGATTCCAATATGGAGTTTACTCTCCATAA
- the LOC104097517 gene encoding T-complex protein 1 subunit theta isoform X1 — MQPYGIQGMLKEGHKHLSGLDEAVLKNIDACKQLSAITRTSLGPNGMNKMVINHLDKLFVTNDAATIVNELEVQHPAAKILVLAGKAQQEEIGDGANLTVSFAGELLQGAEELIRMGLHPSEIIIGYNKAINKTIELLDGLVEKGSENMNVTDKNEVISRMKSAVASKQFGLEDVLCPLVAGACIQVCPKNPANFNVDNVRVAKLLGGGLNNSSIVRGMVLKSDAVGSIKRIEKAKVAVFVQGVDTSATETKGTVLIHSAEQLENYAKTEEAKVEELIKAVADSGAKVIVSGGAVGEMALHFCERYRLMVLKISSKFELRRFCRTTGAVALLKLSQPNADDLGYVDSVSVEEIGGVRVTVVRNEEGGNSVSTVVLRGSTDSILDDLERAVDDGVNTYKAMCRDSRIVPGAAATEIELASKLKEFSFKETGLDQYAIAKFAECFEMVPKTLAENAGLNAMEIVSSLYAEHASGNTKVGLNLEKGVCEDISALSIWDLYVTKFFALKYAADAVCTVLRVDQIIMSKPAGGPSRRDQPAGMDED; from the exons ATGCAGCCCTATGGAATACAAGGAATGCTGAAAGAAGGCCACAAGCATCTTTCAGGTCTTGACGAAGCTGTCCTAAAAAATATCGATGCTTGTAAACAGCTCTCCGCTATTACTCGAACTTCTCTCGGCCCAAACG GTATGAATAAGATGGTTATCAACCATCTGGATAAGCTTTTTGTCACAAATGATGCTGCCACTATTGTGAATGAACTTGAGGTCCAGCACCCTGCTGCCAAGATATTGGTTTTGGCTGGAAAGGCACAGCAAGAGGAGATTGGCGATGGAGCTAATTTGACTGTTTCATTTGCCGGGGAGCTCCTCCAAGGTGCTGAGGAGCTCATCAGGATGGGGTTGCACCCTAGTGAGATTATCATTGGTTATAATAAGGCGATAAATAAG ACAATTGAATTATTGGATGGGTTAGTCGAGAAGGGTTCTGAAAATATGAATGTCACAGACAAGAATGAAGTTATTTCACGAATGAAATCTGCAGTTGCCAGCAAACAGTTTGGACTAGAGGATGTCCTGTGTCCTCTTGTTGCTGGG GCTTGCATTCAAGTGTGCCCTAAAAATCCAGCAAACTTCAATGTGGATAATGTACGGGTTGCAAAGCTCTTGGGCGGGGGTTTGAATAATTCCTCCATAGTCAGAGGTATGGTGTTGAAAAGTGATGCAGTTGGGAGCATAAAGAGGATAGAGAAGGCAAAG GTTGCTGTTTTCGTTCAAGGCGTTGATACATCTGCGACTGAAACGAAAGGAACAGTTCTTATTCATAGTGCTGAGCAG CTTGAAAATTATGCAAAGACCGAGGAAGCTAAGGTGGAGGAACTTATTAAAGCAGTTGCTGACTCGGGTGCCAAGGTCATTGTCAGTGGAGGAGCTGTGGGAGAGATGGCTCTACATTTCTGTGAGCGTTACAG GCTTATGGTATTGAAAATCAGCTCCAAGTTTGAACTCCGCCGTTTTTGCCGTACTACTGGGGCGGTTGCGCTT TTAAAGCTTAGCCAGCCAAATGCAGATGACCTTGGCTATGTTGATTCTGTTTCAGTGGAGGAAATTGGCGGTGTTAGG GTTACAGTTGTGAGAAATGAAGAAGGTGGAAATTCTGTCTCCACTGTTGTGCTGCGGGGAAGCACTGATAGTATCTTGGATGACCTTGAAAGAGCCGTTGATGATGGTGTAAATACATACAAG GCAATGTGCAGGGACAGTCGGATTGTACCTGGAGCTGCTGCTACTGAAATTGAGCTGGCTAGCAAGCTGAAAGAATTTTCTTTCAAAGAAACTGG GCTGGATCAATATGCAATAGCAAAATTTGCTGAATGCTTTGAAATGGTTCCTAAAACGCTAGCTGAGAATGCTGGCCTCAATGCAATGGAGATTGTATCATCCTTGTATGCTGAACATGCGTCTGGAAATACCAAAGTGGGCCTTAACTTGGAGAAAGGTGTCTGTGAGGATATCTCTGCCTTGAGTATATGGGACCTCTATGTTACCAA GTTTTTTGCTCTAAAATACGCTGCTGATGCTGTCTGCACAGTGCTTCGGGTAGACCAG ATTATAATGTCAAAACCAGCTGGGGGTCCAAGCAGGAGAGATCAACCAGCAGGGATGGATGAGGATTAA
- the LOC104097518 gene encoding putative disease resistance protein RGA3, with amino-acid sequence MAEAVLSALMEVLFQKITSQIFQKNGLLGSTKKEMINLQSTVSTIQAVLQDAEDRQMKDKALKNWLVKLKDIVYEADDLLDEYLTELLLHKLKLKEVGEKLELVANERTKFHFRDVVYQRCFSCERLQSDSYVIESKVFGRNKDKENIIKLLIESDVPVVSIVGIGGIGKTTVAKLVYNDAFVEDKFDTRIWVCVSKGFDVKRLLKAIIEYATGSSCNLVEMEAILRRVQALILGKKFLLVLDDVWDDDHEKYERLKNLVHNGLDGSRLLVTTRNEKTALLMGTANPYRLEGLSDDDCWSLFQELAYKNRQKELLALEELGKEIAKKCRGVPLVAKALGSLMCLKNQKSEWSFIRDCAMWDLMGHEDGAGILSALRLSYEYLPTHLKQCFAYCSIFPKGYRINKNTLICLWIAEGFVPSSESMPPEEAGNGYFNELLWRSFFQNVRRDFDGNIVDCDMHDLVHDLSKSVGGVDCLTTEFGKEVIIPAATRHLSMLGSEMVPKKLGMLRSAQKLRSFLLLDGQRNITKLSKRFFSSFKSVRVLDCSGSRIKKLSKSVGTLLHLRYLNLSHTLLKTLPKSICCLLNLESLILKDCNHLIELPAEIRKLVNLRHLDIYGCTSLTMLPGGIGKMRSLQTLPVYIVSKAAASDISELQRLDLHGELMIKNLENLSDEICAKNANLKGKRHIRFLKLIWDQVEEMGTRENVERIVESLQPNSDLSKLHIEGYIGANFPSWLMNIYLVHIVEIWLLKCHRCVELPRLGKLPFLEVLTVDGMDSAMYFCNSSGEEDSATQFASLKQLTLRNMPNLLGWSVNKDHSILHCLKKFTCEACPYLNKLPDLPSLDSLELSDCSSELLVEAAAKITSLTHLMISGCLEILHLPEGLLKNNINLLSVEIRDCAEIQSLSSELKVLPCLESLSISNCNSLSSVLDSCGLETLKSLSIHGCRNISLEKGLQSLQVLQYASLSDCENLTILPMTMQNLTSLQTLHIWSCPKMYMLPEWLGDLISLRELELWYCENLSSVPESVKKLTKLQFLSIWGCPNLGVRCRKDVGEDWHKIKHVPFIKINGPYIQAMTGK; translated from the exons ATGGCAGAAGCAGTACTCTCAGCTCTAATGGAAGTCCTTTTCCAAAAGATAACttcccaaattttccaaaaaaatgGACTGCTAGGAAGTACAAAGAAGGAGATGATAAATCTGCAGAGCACAGTATCAACAATTCAAGCTGTACTACAAGATGCTGAGGATAGGCAAATGAAAGATAAAGCGTTGAAGAACTGGCTGGTGAAGCTCAAAGACATTGTGTATGAAGCAGATGATTTATTGGATGAATACTTGACTGAATTGCTCCTCCATAAG TTGAAACTGAAAGAAGTTGGAGAAAAGTTAGAATTGGTTGCAAATGAGAGAACCAAATTCCATTTTAGGGATGTTGTTTATCAGAGATGCTTTTCTTGTGAAAGACTACAGTCAGACTCTTATGTAATTGAATCAAAGGTTTTTGGTAGAAATAAGGATAAAGAAAACATAATCAAGCTACTTATAGAATCTGATGTACCGGTTGTTAGCATTGTTGGAATTGGAGGAATTGGGAAGACAACAGTTGCAAAATTGGTTTACAATGATGCTTTTGTAGAGGATAAATTTGATACAAGAATATGGGTTTGTGTCTCAAAAGGATTTGATGTGAAAAGGCTTCTTAAAGCAATCATAGAATATGCCACTGGTAGTAGTTGTAACCTTGTAGAGATGGAGGCGATCCTGCGGCGTGTCCAAGCGCTAATATTGGGCAAGAAATTTTTGCTTGTCCTAGATGATGTATGGGATGATGATCATGAGAAATACGAGAGACTAAAGAATTTAGTTCACAATGGTTTGGATGGTAGTAGGCTGTTAGTGACTACTCGAAATGAGAAGACTGCGCTACTGATGGGCACAGCAAATCCATATCGTTTGGAAGGCCTTTCGGATGATGATTGCTGGTCCTTGTTTCAGGAACTGGCATACAAGAATAGGCAAAAAGAATTATTAGCTCTTGAAGAGCTTGGGAAAGAGATCGCCAAGAAATGTAGGGGAGTTCCTTTAGTGGCAAAGGCCCTTGGAAGTTTAATGTGCTTGAAGAATCAGAAATCTGAGTGGTCTTTCATCCGAGATTGTGCAATGTGGGATCTTATGGGACATGAAGACGGAGCTGGAATTCTTTCGGCCCTAAGATTAAGTTATGAGTACTTGCCGACACATCTGAAACAATGTTTTGCATATTGTTCTATATTTCCTAAGGGCTATAGGATAAATAAAAACACCTTGATATGCCTATGGATAGCGGAAGGATTTGTTCCATCCTCTGAAAGCATGCCACCTGAAGAAGCTGGGAATGGTTATTTCAATGAGTTGTTGTGGCGCTCCTTCTTCCAAAATGTGAGAAGAGATTTTGATGGGAATATAGTTGACTGTGACATGCATGATCTTGTCCACGATCTTTCCAAATCTGTAGGTGGTGTTGATTGTTTAACAACAGAATTTGGCAAGGAAGTTATTATTCCTGCGGCCACACGCCACTTATCAATGCTCGGGAGTGAGATGGTACCCAAAAAACTTGGCATGTTGAGGAGTGCTCAAAAGCTgcgatcatttcttcttttggatggGCAGAGAAATATCACGAAACTATCCAAGAGATTCTTTTCGAGCTTTAAATCTGTTCGGGTATTAGATTGCAGTGGTAGTCGGATAAAGAAGTTGTCTAAGTCAGTTGGTACTTTATTACATCTACGGTACCTCAATCTTTCACATACTCTGCTAAAAACATTGCCAAAGTCTATCTGTTGCCTCCTTAATCTTGAATCTTTAATACTTAAGGATTGCAACCATCTGATAGAACTTCCGGCAGAAATTAGAAAGTTGGTGAACCTTAGACATCTGGATATATACGGATGCACATCCTTAACCATGTTACCTGGTGGCATTGGAAAAATGAGATCCCTGCAAACATTGCCAGTTTACATTGTTAGCAAGGCTGCTGCTAGTGACATTTCCGAGTTGCAGAGACTTGATCTTCATGGTGAATTAATGATAAAGAACCTTGAGAATTTGTCCGACGAGATATGTGCCAAAAATGCTAACTTGAAAGGGAAGAGGCACATCCGATTTCTAAAGTTAATATGGGATCAAGTTGAAGAAATGGGCACAAGAGAAAATGTTGAGCGCATTGTTGAGAGCCTTCAACCAAATTCTGATTTGAGCAAGTTACACATAGAGGGTTATATTGGTGCAAATTTCCCCAGTTGGTTGATGAATATATACTTGGTACACATTGTGGAAATCTGGCTTTTAAAATGTCACAGGTGTGTGGAGCTGCCTCGACTAGGGAAGTTGCCTTTTCTTGAGGTTCTCACTGTTGACGGGATGGATTCCGCAATGTATTTCTGCAATAGTTCTGGTGAAGAGGATTCGGCAACTCAATTTGCATCACTGAAGCAACTGACCCTCCGGAATATGCCCAATCTATTGGGATGGTCAGTTAATAAAGATCATAGTATTCTTCATTGTCTGAAGAAATTTACATGCGAGGCATGTCCCTATTTGAATAAATTGCCAGATCTTCCCTCTCTTGACTCATTAGAATTGTCTGATTGTAGCAGTGAATTACTAGTAGAGGCAGCAGCCAAGATTACCTCCCTTACTCATCTTATGATCAGTGGATGTTTGGAAATTCTACACTTGCCTGAGGGGTTGCTGAAAAATAATATCAATCTGCTTTCCGTGGAAATTAGAGATTGTGCGGAGATTCAAAGTCTTTCGAGTGAGCTGAAAGTTCTTCCTTGTCTCGAGTCATTAAGCATCAGTAACTGTAACAGTCTCAGTTCTGTGCTCGATTCATGTGGACTTGAAACTTTGAAGTCCTTGTCCATTCATGGCTGTCGTAACATTAGCCTGGAAAAAGGATTACAAAGTTTACAGGTTCTTCAATATGCATCACTCTCTGACTGTGAAAACTTGACAATCTTGCCGATGACTATGCAAAACCTTACATCTCTCCAAACTCTGCATATATGGAGCTGTCCTAAGATGTATATGCTCCCAGAATGGCTAGGAGATCTCATTTCTCTTAGAGAATTGGAGCTGTGGTACTGTGAAAATCTAAGTTCTGTACCAGAATCAGTGAAAAAGCTAACCAAGCTTCAGTTTCTGTCTATATGGGGCTGTCCAAACTTGGGAGTAAGATGCAGAAAGGATGTCGGAGAAGATTGGCACAAGATAAAACATGTCCCATTCATCAAGATTAATGGCCCATATATCCAAGCTATGACAGGTAAGTGA